The stretch of DNA ACTGGCTGCCTTTGCTCCCTGAAGTGCGGCCACAGCCTACACCCTGTAACGTACGTGTACGCTGGAAGTAATGGCCCTTTGTACTTGGGTCTCCTCTCAGCACGGCAGACATTCCATCTCATCCAAAGAGCAGCGTCTGACCTTTGGTGCTTGACCCGCGGTGTCTGGATGTCAGGTCTTCACTGGCAATGTGTGGCCTTCAGGTCTTGCCCAGCAAAGTCTGGGCTTCCGTGCTTGACCAACAATATCTCGTCTGCTCCAGTATCGAGCCACACTTCTATTTCTCGGCTTCTGAGATGGACACTAGTGTGTCCATCTCACGTGTCCTCTCCTTCTTGCATGCTGGCCTTTTATATTTGACAACTGCGCCACAGGAATCACCTAACCAGGTGTCCCCTTCAAGTTCTTCCCTCTGGAAATGATTCCTCCATCTTTTAGTTCCGGCCTACTCGGCTCGTTCAGCAAATGGCAACATTCGGTAGTGAGTGCCGTGGAACGTTGATGAACCACATCTTTGGCTCTCCACCCCCTTACACTGGCACGAAAGCCTTGAGATGCATGccattcatagatttgattttgtggTGTATGTACAGCAAGAGAAGCGCATAATTTGCTCCGATCTTTGGGTTATGGGGGGTACCAGTGGTCAGACCCTCAGTTCGGGAACAACCCTTTAAGTTTGTGTTCCAAGAGGCCACTGGTCAAAAGTTATAGACGGGTCAGGGCTTACAGGTTAGGCAAAGCAGATGGCTGCCCAGGGTGCCATTGGGAATGGGGCTGAATTTatgcattaaaaatatatatatatgtatcaaaACATGTCTGAATAATTGTATTTTCCTGAATCTATCCCAAAATGCATTCTCCagtaaacagcgccactcttgttcaCAGGTTGTGTCAAGCACTGCTGGTCATCCCTTTTCACAGCCCATGAGTAAGAGACTTCTTTATAATCCTCTAAAAAGGGACACCACATTAGTTCAGAAAAACTTTTTTACTTCTTTCTGTTTTTCAGAATATCTCCACCATTTTGGTACTAATCGATTGAAATGAACGCAATAAACGACAGTAACGTCATCGTTTCGGTTTTATTTCATTCTCCTATTATGGACATGTGTGTAAATGACCAGACATTCCACCACGTCATAAAATCTGAAGCATCTGTGCCATATCCTGCCAGGCTGGAGGATGAAGACAAGAGGATGATAATGAACTCAGTGTTTTGTAGCGTCGGTGTCGTGTAGACGGGGATGTGGATGATTCAGCCACAATCATGGAGGAAACAGATTTGGGGAGGAAACGTCTGACGACGAGGCGCAGGCTGATTAGACGCGGCTCCATGAAAACAACCATTGCTGATGGGTATATTTAGCCAATTGATGTATCAGTGACAAGTCCATACGTCACTGTCCGCACTGCGAGATGAAGACATTACACACAGTCACCGACGTCATGTTATATGATTACACCCGTTACAGCAGTCACTATTCTCTTGGCAGCTTGGTTCCAGTCCTGCCTGTAGATCACCCACTACTACATAATCTCCATCTTTTTTCATATTTGCAGTATTGTATGCAAAAAATCTATGCATAAAAAAACCTGATAAAATATGGGATGAATGAATCATTGGATGTTTTGGGcaataataaatagtgatgagcgaacgtgttgggataaggagttatccgagcatgctcgagtggtagccgagtgacttcggtgtgctcaaaaatatgttagagtccccgcagctgcatgtctcccggctgttaggtagcagggattgcctgtttgttatacaatccctgcatgtgttgcagctgtcgaacagtcgCAAGACAATCaggcgcggggactcgaacatattttttgagctgttttactgtaaaaatgtatgccagacCCTTTCAAGGCATTGACCATACCAATAAAGGGGGCTGGCTGTCTTACTGTAATAGCTAAGCCAGACCCTTTCAAGGCATCAACTTTACAAATAAAGGGGACTGGCTGATAGATTTACTTTAGTGGCTAAGCCAGACGTCTTAACTGCATTGACCATGTGAATCAAGGGGGCTGGCTTGGCAAAGAATGAGGCAACTATCCAGTAGAGATTAGTGAATCTGCCAAAAATCTGTCTCTCCAGACCATACAGCATAATAAAAGAAGTACATCTCTCTCTGGCACTCACTTGTACCACTGCACAGATCCCCGCCTGATCCTCCGATCCTTTTCTAGATGCTTCTGATCCTCTTCTAGGTGCCTCCGATCCTATTCTAGGTGCCTCCTATCCTCTTCTAGGTGCCTCCGATCTTCTAGGTTCCTCTGATCTTCTAGGTGCCTGTGATCCTCTTCTATGTGCCTCAGATCTTCATCTAGGTGTCTCTGATCTTTTTCTAGGTACCTGTGATCCTCTTCTAGGTGCCTCTGATACTCTTCTATGTGCCTGCGATCCTCTTCTAGGTTCCTCTGATCTTCATATAGGTGCCTGCGATCCTCTTCTAATTGCTTCTGATCCTCTTCTAGGTGCCTGCGATCCTCTTCTAGGTGCCTCTGATCCTCTTCTAGATGCCTGCGATCCTCTTCTAGATGCCTGCGATCCTCTTCTAGGTGCCTGCGATCCTCTTCTAGATGCCTGCGATCCTCTTCTAGGTGCCTGCGATCCTCTTCTAGATGCCTGCGATCCTCTTCTAGATGCCTGTGATCCTCTTCTAGATGCCTGCGATCCTCTTCTAGGTGCCTGCGATCCTCTTCTAGGTGCCTCTGATCCTCTTCTAGGTGCCTCTGATCCTCTTTTAGGTGCCTCTGATCCTCTTCTAGGTGCCTGCGATCCTCTTCTAGGTGCCTGTGATCCTCTTCTAGGTGCCTCTGATCCTCTTCTAGGTGCCTCTGATCCTCTTCTAGGTGCCTCTGATCCTCTTCTAGGTGCCTCTGATCCTCTTCTAGGTGTCTGTGATACTCTtctaggcagggccgtatttgccactaggcacttgagggcatgtgcctagggcggggacgatgcggggggtggcacctgagcaaggtttgtttgtttttttttttcaagtcctgggtcacctcccgaccgaccgcccACCCACCCTCCCCGCCTGCCTGCctaccaccctccttgaagacgatactcaccctgctccagcgatgcctggtctcagtgtctgtagcgcatcctgagtgagcggtcacgtggtaccgctcattaaggtcatgaatatgcgcatattcatgaccttaatgagcggtaccacctgaccgctcactcaggaagaaggtgctgcgccgggagtcgggacggagccagagggatgtcggcgtggCCGTGcggtgtgggacaggtgagtatgagggatgggggggaagaaagaggatggggagcccggagcagagccatgggagaaggagcgggagggtggagagatgagccatgcatacagggggattatgagccatgcatacaggaggggggaatatgagccatgcatacaggaggagggtggaatatgagtcatgcatatgggatgggagggagatgagccacacatacaagatgggaggggggcattatacagtattgagcatcatgtggcgtcattatacagtatggagcatcatgtgtggccattatacagtattcagcatcatgtgtggccattatatagtatgtagcatcatgtgtggccattatacagtatggagcatcatgtgtggccattacacagtattgagcatcatgtgtggccattatacagtattgagcatcatgtggggccattatacagtattgaacatcatgtggggtaattatacagtatggagcatcatgtgtggccattatacagtatggagcatcatgtgtggccaatggccattatacaatattgagcatcatgtgtggccattatacagtatggagcatcatgtgtggccattatacagtattcagcatcatgtgtggcctttatatagtatgtagcatcatgtgtggccattatgcagtatggagcatcatgtgtggccattacacagtattgagcatcatgtgtggccattatacagtattgagcatcatgtggggccattatacagtattgaacatcatgtggggtaattatacagtatggagcatcatgtgtggccattatacagtatggagcatcatgtgtggccaatggccattatacaatattgagcatcatgtgtggccattatacagtatggagcatcatgtgtggccattatacagtattcagcatcatgtgtggcctttatatagtatgtagcatcatgtgtggccattatgcagtatggagcatcatgtgtggccattacacagtattgagcatcatgtgtggccattatacagtattgagcatcatgtggggtcattatacagtatagagcatcatgtggggtaattatacagtatggagcatcatgtgtggccaaaatacagtatggagcatcatgtgtggccaatggccattatacagtattgagcatcatgtgtgaccattatacagtatggagcatcatgtgtggccattatacagtatggagtatcatgtgtggccattatacagtatggagcactgtgtggccatatttatttttgtttataattattgtatatgaaacagtgtgatcagcagtgctaaatgggtgtggttgggacgtggatatgggtgtgactagatgtgaaatgggtgtggtcagaggcgtggcctaaaatttgcctctttatacctctttccctttttcaaaagttgggatatatggtaccacatttgccagatcacggcaagtaccacaaatcccatggggaatgaatgaggccaaacgcagtgttgccgtaagtgatccgctacacggcagatgcagaaaaactgcccgatctgctactttcacaacagcgattcttgccaaagtctatgtcgatagtgtcatactcaccaatgggggaggcagcactaaaagtgcctagggcagcagaaactctaaatacggccctgcttctaGGTGCCTGCGATCCTCTTCTAGGTGCCTGGGATGCTCTTCTAGGTGCCTCTGATGCTCTTCTAGGTGCTTACGATGCTCTTCTAGGTGCCTCTGATGCTCTTCTAGGTGCTTACGATGCTCTTCTAGGTGCCTCTGATGCTCTTCTAGGTGCTTACGATGCTCTTCTAGGTGCCTCTGATGCTCTTCTAGGTGCCTCTGGTGCTCTTCTAGATGTCTCCGGTCCTCTTCCATCTTCACAGTGATCTTTGATGCCTCTGATTCGTTCTAGGCCTGGTGACATCAAGACCAGAGGGACAAGTGAGGGTTGAGGAGAGCAGACAATTATATTTtttacctttttaaccccttcccagttCTTTATAAATTTTCCCTAATAGCCCCAAAAATTGGATTCTGGTGACTCTGAATTGTTCTGCAACATTCAAAGTGAATATGAATTgatgtgacatcagcgctgcagcagTGGAGACTCAccgctggacccggggagggtgagtaaagccagtttgtttttggggattttttttttcaaacacacAGCAGCCGGTGGACAGGGGTTTTCTGAAAccataaaacccctttaaaaaggcaTTGTCTTATTGATGTAATCTTTTTAGATAGAAAAAGTTGAGGTAGGACCTTCCTTGCATTTTCTTTGAATGGACACGAGAGTGAGCtgtaataccacacacaacctccaGATGGGGGGGCACTGTTTTTAGAAGAAAGCTGCTATGTTTTACTAAACCTGAATTACCTGAATGTTTcccttaattaaaaaaaatggaaatcatCTCCTTATTTGCTGATTCTTCGGTGAAAATGTGGTGCACCGATCAGtacaagcagagctgcagtgcaAAGCATGGCGGTCCAGACAGAAACGTAATATTAGCCAACTAAAGGATGGGAATTTGGTCAGGTCATAAAAAATGTATAAATGGGAGAAGCAAACACGAGACCCCTCTGTCTTGGGTTATAAAACTCACCCGGGTTCATGTTGATCTTTCCTATAGACCCCTCGATCACTTTCCACTTCTACTTTCCATATGTTTCTTATGTTACTAGTTTGCCGCTGGCATAGAATATTTTCGGAGTAAATTCGCCTTTATGAAATTCATACACGCCAGAGGgtattttttaactgcaatgactCTAAAAGTGGTTAGTCCACTCGCGTCACCGTGCCCCCGAAGGCATCCAGCCATGTTTAATGTGACAGCAATCATCCTCCCCGGAgacgtcttttaaaaaaaaaaatgctcattcGTTATAGCTCAACTGCACTGAATAATTAATAAAACATGGCGTTTTTTCTCTAAACTGCTTTGGCCTAGGAAATAAAATCTGATCTGACATTACCGGCTGTACATCGTAGGGGAGCGCTTATCTCCTCCAAGCTAAGCTGTTTGTGCTTCGTTCTGATTCTTTTGCCTCAAATTTTGGCAAAATAAGTAGCTTTCTGGCAGATATCACTGACATCCATGTTCACTCTAATCGGGTTGCCTTCTGTGTCACAGGGTCACCCTGATTAAAGGggaattctcaagtttggaagttatcccctgtCAATGGGATAGGAGATACCTTCCTGATCTCTGGGGGTCCGACCACAGTGACACTCACCCATCCTGAGACCCGTGAATCTAAAGAGGCCCATGTATCGAGAGGTGGTGGTTCATGCACCCTGATCTCTGGGGGTCCGACCACAGTGACTCTCACCTATCCTGAGATCCGTGAATCTAAAGAGCCCCATGTATCGAGTGGTGGTCGTTCATGTGCATTTGTTCCCCATTCATTCTTAATGAGACCACTGTAGAACGCTAAGTTGGTCTTCAGCACTCCCTTAAAAATGAATAGAGCAGCAGTACACATGATCTGTCACTGCTCCATTCACACGGGATTCTTCAGAGCCCCAGTTCTTAGGATCCTTGGTGGTGCCAGTGCTGGAATCCCCAATGAtcgggaagttatcccctatccaataGGGGatgacttccaaacttgagaatacccctttaagtgattTTTCTACACTCAACTAAAACTGGTCATACACTTTAGACAGTTGACTGTGAAATCATAGTCCCATCTCTCCCAACTCGCCCATACACAGAAACACTCAGATACATATCTACTACCTACCTCCC from Ranitomeya imitator isolate aRanImi1 chromosome 9, aRanImi1.pri, whole genome shotgun sequence encodes:
- the LOC138648636 gene encoding golgin subfamily A member 6-like protein 4 — protein: MEEDRRHLEEHQRHLEEHQRHLEEHRKHLEEHQRHLEEHRKHLEEHQRHLEEHQEYHRHLEEDQRHLEEDQRHLEEDQRHLEEDQRHLEEDHRHLEEDRRHLEEDQRHLKEDQRHLEEDQRHLEEDRRHLEEDRRHLEEDHRHLEEDRRHLEEDRRHLEEDRRHLEEDRRHLEEDRRHLEEDRRHLEEDQRHLEEDRRHLEEDQKQLEEDRRHLYEDQRNLEEDRRHIEEYQRHLEEDHRYLEKDQRHLDEDLRHIEEDHRHLEDQRNLEDRRHLEEDRRHLE